The Juglans regia cultivar Chandler chromosome 10, Walnut 2.0, whole genome shotgun sequence genome includes the window CTTTTCTCAAGCCAATTATTTCTTGATTTAGATTTGGTAAACTAGAAGAGATTTATGTTTATTACTAAATGACTTACATTATTCTACAGTTTTTTTATTAACCAAATGCAACCAATTACATTTTTAACAAAGAAATATCACGCATGTAAGTGGCTCAACCTGTAAAGGAAAAAATGAATACTCAAGATTGAATCAAGAACAGAGAAATATCAGATTAAATACATAATTTCTCTCTATACAGAGCACTAGTCAAAATCTCTCTCGCTCAACCCAttagaaaaacaagaaacaataTAATAGAACCAAACAAAAGTCTCTGTCTACATGCCTCTATGTAGCTTTCCCTaacctcataaaaaaaaattaggctcTGTTTTGATCTACTGAGAGAACTCATGAGCCCCAAAAACAGTGTCCAGCCTCACCTACTTATATCTTTCTCCAATGGAAAAATCACTTTGATGGAAACTTTGGACAATGCAGCATCAAATGCCTACGTGAAGACATGAGAATTGagggcttgagagagagagagtattttagagagagagcgacgggggacggagagagagagaggggaagaaatgacagaaaataaaaatatttaatcagCTACATGTTGATGTATTGTCTATTTTATTGCAACCCATATGTGGCAATCCCTCGTTCGCGGGTGTAAAAGTGGGTATTACACCCGACTGGCTAGTAGCGTCTCCCGAAGAGAGATACATGGATGTATCATGTATGTGAGAATAATGGGCTTGAGTGTCAATGTGTCAGAATCTCAGATCAATCCCACATTGAGCTGGCTATGTTCAAATTAATGTTGTGCTAGAGTTAGATTTTAGTATATCAGTAAGTAACAgggtgtttgatttttttttggggggggaggggggaggggaGGGTTGATTTTaagaatttcaaatatttcaagaaaaactataaatatacaatatattatattaattttaaaaaaaccgccCCTAACCATCTATACAATTTCGCCCCTGAGTATAATGTTATCATGTTAATGCGATGAATATTTTTGTCATCTATATGTtagttcaattttaaatatttatttctcattcaatatttaatatatatttttatatatcatgccaatttttacaaaactcaaaatttgttGCCCTTGATGTATCGGGCAACAATTATTTATCATTGATCATTGATGCTGAGATTCATTTTAACGAATAAATCTTGAAAATACTATTAAGAAAGGAAATGAAGCATCCTTGCCATCGTgctaaagtaatatttttttttcgtcaccatctatatgaaaaaatgaaaactgagtATCTCGCAATTAGAAACCGTCAAAGCATATCGATGTAGAAATGATTGGCTAAAATGGAAAGAATCAATTCAAGGAGAATTGATATCATTagcaaaatgaaattatttggatCTGTAGCCCTAACACCTGAAGATGTGATGCATTTAGGATATAAGTGGGTATCTGTACGTAAACGTAAcgagaaaaatgaaattgtaaGATACAAAGTACAACTTGTTGCACAATATTTCTCGCATAAATTTGTTATTGATTATAAAGAAACATATTCTCTTGTAGTGGatgtaattatatttagattttttattagcTTGATAATCACAAAAAGTCTGGATATGCATTTAATGGATATTGTTAcaacatatttatatggatcactagataatgatatataatatatatatgagaatccCAGAAGAATATAAAATGTCTGAAACATGTAATTCAAAATCCCGAAGTATTCATCTTATCAGGCTACAAAGATCTTTATATGGGTTAAAGCAATATGTGCGCATGTGATACAATCGTCTCAATGAACATCTAATAAAAGAAGGATTCGAAAATAATCTTATTTGTCCATATGTTTTCATTAAGAAAACATATTATAGatttactattattatagtATATGTAGATGATTTAAATCTTGTTAGGATTTCATAAGAACTTATAAAAACCgtcacttatttaaaaattgattttgaaatgaaagatattggaaaaataagattttgtctTGATCTACAAATTGAACAATTTTCAAATAGAAATCTTGTCCATCAATAAACATATACAGAAAAATTCATGAAGCACTTTTACATGGACAAAACTTATCTTTTAAGTACTCCAATGGTTGTCCTGTCATTTGATGTGAAAATGACCCCTTTTGCTCTCAAGAGACtgtgaatatatttttggtCTTGAAATACCATATGTGAGTACAATTGGTACATTAGTGAATCTTACAAATCGCACATGATCAGATATTGCATTCAATCAACTTAATAGCAAGATATAATTATGCACTAACTCCAAGGCATTAGAATGGTGTCATATGCTATGCTCTTTGTGGAACAGTTGACATGCGATTATCTTATTCAAAAAGGtccaattattaattaattggttaTACAGACTCGAATTACCTTTTCGATTTGTATAAAGGAAGCTCACAAACATGATACTTATTCACTTGTGGCGGTACTTCTATTTCATGAAGATTTGTCAAACAAATCTTAATTGCTACTTCTTTTAATCAGTCAAAGATTATTGCGATTTATGAAGCAAGCTAATGATGCATTTGGTTAAGATTAGTAATTCAACACATTTGAGAAAAGTGTAGTTTATCCACCATTAAAGATAGTCCAACAACATTATATGAAGATAATGTTGCTTGAATCACACAAGTCAAGAAAGGCTATATCGAAGGTGATAGAACTAAacatatttcatcaaagatcTTTTATAAACATGGGTTTCAGAAGAGCAGTGATATtgatgtcaaacaaatacaatcGTGTGATAATTTAGCAGATATATTCACTAAAGTATTACCAACTGCAATATTTAAGAAGTTGGTACACAACATTGGAATACGTCAATTCAAGAATCTTTCATTATAAACTACTGAAGTTCTACATActtttgagaaagagaaaataatcatACATATTGTATTCTTTCTCATCCGCTAAGGTTTTTTCCACTAGGTTTTCCTTTGTAAGATTTTAGCGTAGTAATCCTAAAACATTCCAAGGTATACAATAAAATTGTACTATTTTTCCtttgcattgttttttttttttccatcaagtTTTTCCTTGGCAAAGTTTTAACGAGTTATGTTCTTTGTATATGGTCATCCAAGGGGGAGTGTTATAACTGTATACATGAAATTGGTGGATGACCATTTAGATTCTATCGCTTAAAATTAACGTCCATTAATGTATCAACTCTACTCTTGGAATTCCTAAATTTTACAATCTATCTCATTAATTCATATATCACAATTTCATATTTCTTATCCTCGTATGCctataaaattgtgtttttgaTGTCTTAATGATCATTTGTATAacataagaaattagaaatgaaTGATATTGAGTACATGAACAACTAAgtttatattgtaatatttctattctcttattatttctttttaatttcacaataagattaattttttattttttttttattttgagtttttaaaGTTCagtatatttttacattaaaaagaaatacaatTGCAATTTGACGTTTTACTGTTAAGTTAGATAgacaaatttgtaaaaaaatgaacaacTCTCAGATTTGTTAAAATGGAAGGAATTattactaaaaagaaaaaattacatagAAAGCAAAATTCTCCAATTTGAAAAAAGCACATGAAATTAGTAGCCAGAcctttcaaaaatttattccacTATTTCGAGAAGGGTTGTTCACCCGAcctgaatttgaaatatttagacTCGACCTGAATGTGAACACTTCCGAAAAGAGAATTCCGCAACCGCTTCTGTTACTCGATTACTCGACCCAATTATTTTCaggttttccttttatttaatcaagaaaaaaaaagaagataaaatgtaaaaaactaCAGAAgtgaagaaaagagaaacaatGTTCTAGCCAAATCAGGAAAATAAGAACACAAGCCTTGTTCTTGAAAAGATGAGATTTTGAGTTTTCCAAAAAAGTCTAGATCTGTTGGGACCAGTGGAGGGAGGGCTAATGTTCGTGGCTTCCATGCACCTTGATCTGTttgagtttcattttttttttctcgcttTGAACCCAACTAGTTGCAGAGGACCAGGACACAAAGCAATAGGTTGTTGAGAGACCCAGATTTCAAAACTGAGAAGATACGAAATCGGATTTGCAAAATTATTGGCTTTATCGGTTGTAATTCCAGTTCTTTCGACAGAGAGATATTATCTTCCAAGGATACATTCTCTATCTTCTTTGTCATCCCAATTCTTTCGGCATGGGAGATACTTCCAAGGATGGTGATACTCAAGAGCTCTCTGATCGGTGATTTTGACTACTTCTTCAGGCTTGCATCTAAGAAAGCATGGTTGGTCTCATTAGGGTTTTTTCGGGTAATGGGTAATAATTGATAAGAAGCTAAACGGGTGTGGAAATTCCGTTTCCGACTTTGAATACAAACGGTTCAGGTTTTCGGTTCGGGTGATTTCGGAAAAATCGACTAGGTCGGGTAAGCGGGCTTTTTGTTCACCTCTAAATTTTCGAGTGAAGCAATCTTTCTCTAGAAAAACAAAGTCGAAAATCTTAAACTCATTTTTGtattctcaatttatctcaattcttctaatctcatctcatctcatcattataatttttttaaatttttatataaaatataatataaataatttaatttttttaaattttaaaataataataatattaaaaataatattttgatcgACCCATCTAAAACCATAATCAAACAGGCGTAAAATAGAACTTTGATCCAATGTTGCAACGAGCGCGTGCTTTGAACAAGAAAATGTGATTCAGTACGTACACTCGGCCGCAGTGTAGAGCAAAAGAGGGAGCGCAACGGTCAATGATCGGAGACGTAGAGAAAATGGTCGCAGTGGGCCTCGTCTGGGGCGCCACCAACGCCATCATGCGCCGCGGTGCGCTCCTCTGGGACCAGGCGCTCGAATCTACTTCGAGACCACCACCAGAAAGCCACCCATCCAAGCTCCACCACAAATTCCTCGCTTCCCTCAAGAACTGGCTCACCCTCCTCTCGATCTGGCAGTATTCCGTCCCCTTCTTGATCAATCTCTCAGCCTCCGCTACTTTCTTCGCTATTCTGGGACAAACTCCCATCTCTCTAACTGTGCCTGTCACCAACGCCACGACGTTTGCCGCCACGGCTGTGTTCGGGATGCTGCTGGGGGAGAAGACCCGCGTCGGCCACGCTTTGCTTGGTACGGGTCTGATTGTTCTCGGTGTTTGGCTTTGTATTACGTGATGACTTTTTGTGATATTTAGCTAACCCTGTTGGTCTACTAGattgaggaaaagaaaatgaaatggaatgaaTTAAACGGATTTTCGTGATCCATATTTTATCTTTGAATCCCTTTGTGGTTTTTTGCTTTGTTGGGTATTTTGGTTATTGTCATGGGCATTTGGCTTTGTGCAGTAGGATAGAATTTGTGAATTGAACTATGAATTTCATATATTCTTGGAGATTACTTTTGAAATATGGGTTTGTGCTTGTAACATTTATTTTAGCTGGTACCTAGAAGTCGTTATGTTGACTGGTTGCCGTTTAATCTCATTATCTGCCTGGTTGCCTGGTAAGATTAGGAAATGACAATGAAAAGGATCCTGGAAGCTATGCTCTTTATTGATTTGGTTGTAGAAGGTAAAATAGCATTCCTAGCCATCTTCTTCAGATTTTAGATCATTATTATGCCCTCGGATTCTATCCCAAGATTTTGTTGATGGTAAAAAACCGTAttcttccaaatatttagatatataacGGGCAATGTTGCTCTTTAGTTTCCATATATTTCAGTCTCCGAGATTTGCTAGGAGGAATGGAGGCCAAACTTGGTTCCTTTAGGTACAATTTCacggagaagagggagaggctGCTATCAGCAAAAGGGATACTTGGAGGCTTTATCCCCCCATAGGAGCAATTTTCCTTCTGAATTGGTCTCTTCACTTTCCAAATGACAAGTTCTACTTTAACCATCTTTCCTTCAACTTGGTCGTTTTTTAGGTGGGGAAGGGGGAGGGGGCCGGGAGGGGTGTGACTCTCATGTGGTTCTTAATTGTGCTAATTTTAGTCTCCAATTATGCCCATTATTTCTTCATCTATTCTTGACTTTCTTCTTATTTCTGGCTATCAATTTTATGGGCATTTTTACCTTGTTCAAAAACGAACTGAGGCATATGCATTTTTTATTCCTTACACAGGGTGGGTACGCATACTTTGAGTACGAATCTTCATTGTTTAAATGTAAGGGTCTTATGGTGTTTGAGGCCTAACAAAATGCGCTTTTCTCGAATTTGATATGTAGCAGAGGCCGGACTACAATATCTATACTAGCAAAGCCAGCCTAAGTGTGCTTTGCACAGCTATAAATTTCTGTCTTTGGGATTTGTATTCAAATACTGGCGTTGGCGTACTTCAgattttttagtttgaaaaacTCTATCTCCCAGAGCATCCGTGCCACTGAGCAACCATTATATCCAAGTGGTCTTGTGGAACCCTGCTTTCAAAATTTGGTTGTCATAAAGTGAGTGGTTGCATTTGTTTTGGGAGCATAGCTCCATTCAATATAATTATTCCCATTCTATTACAGAATTCTAGCATTTTGTTACATTCTATTGTCTAGTCTGAACAATGAATTATTTCCAAAATTTGAGCCTCTTGCTTGCAAATTGACTTTGTTCTTGCTGGTGATGGTATTTGGGGGCTAATAGACGCAGTCCATTTATACAGGCACCAAGAAGATAGCTTCTAGAATTAGCAAAGCTTTGTGTAATATGATAAGAAGGGTGACTGATAGTGTCATATTAATTTCTTATCGTGCAGCTAACATGGCTGATGAAAGTCTATATAAGCATTTGTACGCTCACCTCAACTATGAAAAGTATTCATCTGGGACTGTTTTTTTCAGGTCTTCCTAGGAAACCGAGTGGATGTTATTGACCATGTTGAGATTCTTCATCAACCTGTAGCACTTAAGGCATATCGTTTGaacagtgagatgagatgatttgtaaatagtagtgaaatgatttgtaaaaattagtgaagtagtttgagttaatatgttttatgagaacccctaggggttggcttaaATGGTAAAAGCCTTGGGTTTGAGAGTATGTTCCcccttgagtgcaaacaatctctagggtcATTGGACTGATGgattttttccttaaattaccCAAGGTGTACTTGCGGGAAAGTCTTTGTCGAGGGCCTATGCACTCCCGAGATTAGTCGAGAAGCTGttctggacacccggtgccattaaaaaagaaatattttatgagattttgggaaatgagagagaaaaagttaaataaaaatattataaagttgtaatattatttgaatattatttgaatataatttgttaatattatttttgttttgagatttgaaaaagttgaattgttttttgtattttatattgaagtttgaaaaaattataatgattagataaaaaagttaaaaatttgaaattgaatttttttttgtatttgtggtgtttggaaATTAGAATGTgattgaatgaaatgagatgggatagataattaataagttgagatgagatagatacttaataagttgagatgacttTGCTACATTGTCATGAATTCCTTAAGCATGTGAGATGCATGTATGCTTGTGATTTGTTCAAAGGACACATGTCATTTTTGTAGATATGTAAAAGGAAACTAATTCCTTCGGCCCAATGGGGAGGAAAACTTTGCCCAACACTCTGACACCTTAGATAAGGTAAGTAATCATGTCAATCCAGAAAGACAGGATTTGCAATGAAGCTCAATAGaaataacaaacataatatGCATATAATAAGCTTACATCTTTATCCAAGAAGACACACACACTAACCTATTCCCTTTAAAAGGGATATTGAAATTACAACTTCTACTAAGTTTAGAGCACAATTTAACTATTCTATTTGATCTTAGGTTCAAAAGTAACTTGACTCCTTTAAAACAAAGGACTAAATATACAATCTCAATGACGAGCAAGAACAGAGTAATTGCGACAAAACTATGAACTCAACGTATCTTTGATATT containing:
- the LOC108985029 gene encoding transmembrane protein 234 homolog isoform X3, with protein sequence MIGDVEKMVAVGLVWGATNAIMRRGALLWDQALESTSRPPPESHPSKLHHKFLASLKNWLTLLSIWQYSVPFLINLSASATFFAILGQTPISLTVPVTNATTFAATAVFGMLLGEKTRVGHALLGLPRKPSGCY
- the LOC108985029 gene encoding transmembrane protein 234 homolog isoform X4; the encoded protein is MIGDVEKMVAVGLVWGATNAIMRRGALLWDQALESTSRPPPESHPSKLHHKFLASLKNWLTLLSIWQYSVPFLINLSASATFFAILGQTPISLTVPVTNATTFAATAVFGMLLGEKTRVGHALLEAGLQYLY
- the LOC108985029 gene encoding transmembrane protein 234 homolog isoform X2, which translates into the protein MIGDVEKMVAVGLVWGATNAIMRRGALLWDQALESTSRPPPESHPSKLHHKFLASLKNWLTLLSIWQYSVPFLINLSASATFFAILGQTPISLTVPVTNATTFAATAVFGMLLGEKTRVGHALLGNAFSVGQFNR
- the LOC108985029 gene encoding transmembrane protein 234 homolog isoform X1, producing the protein MIGDVEKMVAVGLVWGATNAIMRRGALLWDQALESTSRPPPESHPSKLHHKFLASLKNWLTLLSIWQYSVPFLINLSASATFFAILGQTPISLTVPVTNATTFAATAVFGMLLGEKTRVGHALLGNDNEKDPGSYALY
- the LOC108985029 gene encoding transmembrane protein 234 homolog isoform X5, with translation MIGDVEKMVAVGLVWGATNAIMRRGALLWDQALESTSRPPPESHPSKLHHKFLASLKNWLTLLSIWQYSVPFLINLSASATFFAILGQTPISLTVPVTNATTFAATAVFGMLLGEKTRVGHALLGWVRIL
- the LOC108985029 gene encoding transmembrane protein 234 homolog isoform X6, which codes for MIGDVEKMVAVGLVWGATNAIMRRGALLWDQALESTSRPPPESHPSKLHHKFLASLKNWLTLLSIWQYSVPFLINLSASATFFAILGQTPISLTVPVTNATTFAATAVFGMLLGEKTRVGHALLD